Genomic window (Drosophila sulfurigaster albostrigata strain 15112-1811.04 chromosome 2R, ASM2355843v2, whole genome shotgun sequence):
aatgttttcgttTAGGTTCTACAATGTTTGCTAATAGACCACATGGAtgtaaatcaaacaaatttacTTGCAGCATTTTTAAGTGGCGGTGCCTTTTGGTTTATAAAGCAAATACCCTTAACCCTTATGTCGttcgctgtggttgttgcAACCCAAGTGCTGTGGAAAGAGTTTTGTGCCACGGATGCATCTAAAAGTCAACTTCGATCTGGTCTCCAATGCATACCGTGGGCCAAATTGTTAATACCACCAAATCTGGCATATTTGACACACATCAATGTCTTCCAAAGAGCAAAGATCAGCAAGTTGGCAATGTCTTTTATCGAGAACACATGTGAATTCAAGTAAGTCAATAATAAAGATAATTATGtataaagtaattataattttttcgtttAGCGCTTTACGTATATCCAATCTGCTGTCGCTTTCCATTGAAGAAATATTGGACATATTCAGCAAACTTCCAGAGAGGCcattcttattttaaatttaaagtggGTTGTGTGAACTGGCAATTTAAAGGGGGaaataaaacacttttaattttatgttggAATTGTATGAAATGCACAGCAAATTAAGATTCATTGTACAGCCAAAAGTCAGACTAGGTCTATATGGCCTCTTGCCAAAGTCCACCAAGTCCTTATTCAATGTCATGCCGCAGAGAATACCATATCGGAATAACACTATAGAAACACGAGACTtagtgaaattaaatgaacCTTCTAAGAGGTGTGCTCATCTGCTTATCCCAAGGTGAATAGAATGAAGATGTGGGTGGGACAATGGCTTCTAGTTTCTAACCCCAGGGGCTGTGCCACAAACTGATGCCTCCAATTTGGGATTGTATATACTGCAGGGAATGCGAAAGTATTTGCTCATTGGCTTGGCACTGGACAGTTTTAAGGCATTGCTCGGTTGCATAAAAAGTGGGCAGATAATCATgataatatttacttaattacTTGCTTTAATGTACAATTCGAAGAGCATTCTTTGCTAATTGCGAGGACAACGAGCTATTAACGAAACACAGCTGCGAGTATTGGCTGCATTTGTCGGAGGCATCAGCTCCCTGTGCTTTCCCAAGCTCACTATTCTCAGTTATGCTCTGCTTGAGACTGGTCGAACTATTGGGGGCAAGTACAAGAGTGACAAAAGAAATCGCCTTGGCATTACCGATGTGATCTTTCCATTTGGGCTGGCCTATATTATCCATATATACGTTTTCTATCCTAAGAAAATCAGCGGCCTAGGCGACATCATTATAGATAGCACTACAGCCAACTAGTAAGTTTCCTAATTAAACTTTTCAGatctataatttatatttttttctttgcagtggcagcaacattaGAAACCGCTTGCAGAAAATCTATCCATTTTTTGCAGAGAATTCTTAggaacattatttttttgaacTAATTAAAGGTTATTATATTAAGTGTCTTTCTTATTACAAAAGAACCCATGCTCAAAAAatcttaataatttaacaatacATTGCATttcagcaaaataaaaaaaaaataataatttacaatcaTATTAATAACTACAACTATTGATTGTTATTAGCAAGAACATTTTTTCTATTGCAATAACTTATTcgttattcatttttaaacaataaaagaaaacgagCTAGTTATGCTAAAATACTTAAACCTTCAGTAATAGATACTCGACATGAAGAATGCATATGTGAGTTTGTTTTGAAAACTGCATAATAAGTGGCGTTTTAACCTACAACTTGAACCTGACAGTGTCCAAGAAGCGGTTCGTTTCGATTTTAGTCTGGGTTCGGATCTCAGTTCAGTGTTGATTGCGGAACTTGAATCAGCAAttttaaaaactgaaaacgaaaatgGTTGCGCACAGCAAAATTTTTGAGTTGCCCTTATGTCGTATGCATTGTGCAGGAGTTGTCCACTCCCTTCCCCATCAGACCTGTACGGAGGCTTACATCTGGAATATTTATCGCAATCATGTGTCCAgttgcaaatattattttcctttATTGTTGGTGAGTTACTTAAAATCGCCTTTGtactttcaattaaaatcttCGGCAGATTCCGTTGCTTATgcaatgcaacaaattgaataggAAACGCGTGTGGTTCGCAGTGAGAAACTATCTTGAAACTTCGTGTTTAGGGGCGATGATAAATGCCACAACCTACTATTTCATGTGCATCTTTAGACAGCTGAATGGACGGTTTGTTTGGGCGTTTACACCATTTATTTCTAACTTATTGGGAACGCAACTCATCTGGTTGGCGTCACCAAAAGTGGTGCAATTTCTTTGCACCGGCATTGTGCATGCAGTAAGTGGAAATTACTTAAAAGGGTATCTTAcctaaattatttaaaaaagggATCTTACTTATTATAAACTGATTACAGTCACTGGAGACTATTTTGAGGCAACTGAACTTGGGAGTCGTACATTCCCATCTATCTCGCACTTTTGTGTTCATGTTGTGCTCGATCATCGTGCTGCGTGGACAACAAGCACATGGATACTCGGATTTCTGGTTCATTAGGCCAAAACAATTACCGCAAGATTACCATAAGCGATCCATCGAGCAGCGTATGAAGGATGGTCTACTAGAATTACGCGCCTATCTGGGCTTTGGTTTGGGTATGGATTTATTCAGTGCTGTGGTAAACAGAAAAATGGGAAAGATCAATTTGAAATCTACACGTTTTTTGGTCAGTTATATGGGCATCTATAAGGTGAGCTCATCAACACAAATTGcaagctataaaaatataatttaaaaatgttttcgttTAGGTTCTACAATGTTTGCTAATAGACCACATGGAtgtaaaacacacaaatttacTTGCAGCATTTTTAAGTGGCGGTGCCTTCTGGTTTGTCAAGCAAATACCCTTAACCCTTATGTCGttcgctgtggttgttgcCACCCAAGTGCTGTGGAAAGAGTTTTGTGCCACGGATGCATCTAAAAGTCAACTTCGATCTGGTCTCCAATGCATACCGTGGGCCAAATTGTTAATACCACCAAATCTGGCATATTTGACACACATCAATGTCTTCCAAAGAGCAAAGATCAGCAAGTTGGCAATGTCTTTTATCGAGAACACATGTGAATTCAAGTAAGTCAATAATAAAGATAATTATGtataaagtaattataattttttcgtttAGCGCTTTACGTATATCCAATCTGCTGTCGCTTTCCATTGAAGAAATATTGGACATATTCAGCAAACTTCCAGAGAGGCcattcttattttaaatttaaagtggGTTGTGTGAACTGGCAATTTAAAGGGGaaataaaacacttttaattttatgttggAATTGTATGAAATGCACAGCAAATTAAGATTCATTGTACAGCCAAAAGTCAGACTAGGTCTATATGGCCTCTTGCCAAAGTCCACCAAGTCCTTATTCAATGTCATGCCGCAGAGAATACCATATCGGAATAACACTATAGAAACACGAGACTtagtgaaattaaatgaacCTTCTAAGAGGTGTGCTCATCTGCTTATCCCAAGGTGAATAGAATGAAGATGTGGGTGGGACAATGGCTTCTAGTTTCTAACCCCAGGGGGCTGTGCCACAAACTGATGCCTCCAATTTGGGATTGTATATACTGCAGGGAATGCGAAAGTATTTGCTCATTGGCTTGGCACTGGACAGTTTTAAGGCATTGCTCGGTTGCATAAAAAGTGGGCAGATAATCATgataatatttacttaattacTTGCTTTAATGTACAATTCGAAGAGCATTCTTTGCTAATTGCGAGGACAACGAGCTATTAACGAAACACAGCTGCGAGTATTGGCTGCATTTGTCGGAGGCATCAGCTCCCTGTGCTTTCCCAAGCTCACTATTTTCAGTTATGCTTGAGACTGGTCGAACTATTGGGGGCAAGTACAAGAGTGACAAAAGAAATCGCCTTGGCATTACCGATGTGATCTTTCCATTTGGGCTGGCCTATATTATCCATATATACGTTTTCTATCCTAAGAAAATCAGCGGCCTAGGCGACATCATTATAGATAGCACTACAGCCAACTAGTAAGTTTCCTAATTAAACTTTTCAGAtctataatttacattttcttctttgcagtggcagcaacattaGAAACCGCTTGCAGAAAATCTATCCATTTTGTGCAGATAATTCTTGTGATCTTTTGAATTctttaaaactaattaatatttattatgttaaagtgtttttctatttaataaaaaaaaccccaaAGCTCCAAAAatcttaataatttaacaatatttgtaagcaacataaaaaattaatgacttaaaaaaatattaataactagatatattgtttatttaatagcaagaaatttgtttatctttAGCAATAActtttatactatttatttgtcagtaataaaagaaaagaaaacgagCTAGTTATGCTTAAGTACTTAAACCTTCAGTAATAGATACCCgccataaaaaaatatatatgtgtattcGAAAACTGCTTTATAATTGGCGTTTTAACCCCCAACTTGAACCTGACAGTGTCCAAGCAGATGTTCAGATCGGTTTTAGTCTGGGATCGGCTCTCAGTTCAGTGTTGGTTGCAGAACTTGAATCAGCAGTTTGAAAATCTGAAAACGAA
Coding sequences:
- the LOC133838432 gene encoding uncharacterized protein LOC133838432 isoform X2, whose product is MVAHSKIFELPLCRMHCAGVVHSLPHQTCTEAYIWNIYRNHVSSCKYYFPLLLIPLLMQCNKLNRKRVWFAVRNYLETSCLGAMINATTYYFMCIFRQLNGRFVWAFTPFISNLLGTQLIWLASPKVVQFLCTGIVHASLETILRQLNLGVVHSHLSRTFVFMLCSIIVLRGQQAHGYSDFWFIRPKQLPQDYHKRSIEQRMKDGLLELRAYLGFGLGMDLFSAVVNRKMGKINLKSTRFLVSYMGIYKVLQCLLIDHMDVKHTNLLAAFLSGGAFWFVKQIPLTLMSFAVVVATQVLWKEFCATDASKSQLRSGLQCIPWAKLLIPPNLAYLTHINVFQRAKISKLAMSFIENTCEFNALRISNLLSLSIEEILDIFSKLPERPFLF
- the LOC133838432 gene encoding uncharacterized protein LOC133838432 isoform X5, coding for MQCNKLNRKRVWFAVRNYLETSCLGAMINATTYYFMCIFRQLNGRFVWAFTPFISNLLGTQLIWLASPKVVQFYCTGILHASLETILRQLNLGVVHSHLSRTFVFMLCSIIVLRGQQAHGYSDFWFIRPKQLPQDYHKRSIEQRMKDGLLELRAYLGFGLGMDLFSAVVNRKMGKINLKSTRFLVSYMGIYKVLQCLLIDHMDVKHTNLLAAFLSGGAFWFVKQIPLTLMSFAVVVATQVLWKEFCATDASKSQLRSGLQCIPWAKLLIPPNLAYLTHINVFQRAKISKLAMSFIENTCEFNALRISNLLSLSIEEILDIFSKLPERPFLF